From the Pseudomonas putida genome, one window contains:
- a CDS encoding septal ring lytic transglycosylase RlpA family protein codes for MLKRSLGTLALFSVLAGCASHDIDPRGYNQTGTASFYGSRHHGKRTASGEPFNQHGLTAAHRSLPFGSRVLVTNLANDRSVVVRINDRGPHTRGRLIDLSRAAAEKIGMLRSGTARVRVQGLSD; via the coding sequence TTGCTAAAACGATCCCTAGGTACGCTAGCCCTCTTCTCTGTCCTGGCCGGCTGCGCCAGCCACGACATCGACCCGCGCGGTTACAACCAAACCGGCACCGCCTCCTTTTACGGCTCGCGCCATCATGGCAAACGCACCGCCAGCGGCGAACCGTTCAACCAGCATGGTCTCACCGCCGCCCACCGCAGCCTGCCATTCGGCAGCCGGGTGCTGGTCACCAACCTGGCCAACGATCGCAGCGTGGTGGTCCGTATCAACGACCGCGGCCCGCATACCCGCGGCCGGTTGATCGACCTGTCACGTGCCGCAGCAGAAAAAATCGGCATGCTCCGTAGCGGAACGGCGCGCGTCCGGGTACAAGGTCTGAGCGACTGA